One genomic region from Rattus norvegicus strain BN/NHsdMcwi chromosome 10, GRCr8, whole genome shotgun sequence encodes:
- the Or2y1g gene encoding olfactory receptor Olr1387, producing MGSFNASLDKGFILVGFSDWPELELIFFIYILIFYSVTLFGNTAIIALSRMDLRLHTPMYFFLSHLSFLDLSCTTSTVPQLLINLHGLDRTISYGGCVAQLFISLALGSTESVLLVVMAFDRYAAVCRPLHYTTIMHPVLCQALAIASWVGGFLNSLIQTGLMMAMPLCGHRLNHFFCEMPVFLKLACEDTEGTEAKMFVARVVIVAVPAMLILGSYAQIARAVLRVKSVAARRKAAGTCGSHLLVVSLFYGSATYTYLQPKDSYSESKGKFVALFYTIITPMLNPLIYTLRNKDVKGALWKVLGRAAAMG from the coding sequence ATGGGAAGCTTCAACGCCAGTTTGGATAAAGGCTTCATTTTGGTGGGCTTCTCAGACTGGCCTGAACTAGAACTCatcttctttatttatattttgattttctaCTCTGTAACTCTCTTTGGCAACACCGCCATCATCGCTCTCTCCCGAATGGACCTCCGATTGCACACCCCTATGTACTTCTTCCTCTCACACCTCTCCTTTCTCGACCTCAGCTGCACCACCAGCACCGTGCCCCAGCTCCTGATTAACCTCCATGGACTTGACAGGACCATCAGCTATGGAGGGTGTGTGGCCCAGCTGTTTATATCTCTTGCTCTGGGATCCACAGAGAGTGTGCTCCTGGTGGTGATGGCTTTTGACCGCTATGCTGCTGTGTGTCGTCCGCTGCACTACACGACCATCATGCACCCTGTTCTCTGCCAGGCATTGGCCATTGCTTCCTGGGTAGGAGGCTTCTTGAACTCTCTGATTCAAACAGGACTCATGATGGCCATGCCTCTCTGTGGACACCGACTGAATCACTTCTTCTGTGAAATGCCTGTGTTCCTCAAGTTGGCCTGtgaagacacagaaggaacagagGCCAAGATGTTTGTGGCGAGAGTGGTGATTGTCGCAGTGCCGGCCATGCTCATTCTAGGCTCCTATGCTCAGATTGCTAGGGCAGTGTTGAGGGTCAAGTCAGTGGCTGCACGCAGAAAGGCTGCTGGGACTTGTGGTTCCCACCTCCTGGTGGTGTCTCTCTTCTATGGCTCAGCCACCTACACATACTTACAACCCAAGGACAGCTATTCTGAGAGCAAGGGGAAGTTTGTTGCCCTTTTTTATACCATCATCACCCCCATGCTCAACCCTCTAATCTATACCCTGAGGAACAAGGATGTGAAGGGGGCTCTGTGGAAGGTGCTAGGGAGAGCTGCAGCCATGGGGTAG